The Rhizobium sp. BT03 genome has a window encoding:
- a CDS encoding glycosyltransferase — protein sequence MNRSSVFAYVTLVTNADYAMGATALAHSLRRTGTTADIVVLHTGGVDAAALAPLKALGCRLIEVEHLPLSAAFNERHARSRLHSAAPFTKGRKPDFHSPLDNFCKLRLWQLVEYERCVFIDADALVLKNVDRLFLYPEFSAAPNVYESLADFRRMNSGVFVATPSHDTFRNMLESLDRPDVFWRRTDQTFLETFFPDWHGLPVYFNMLQYVWFTMPALWDWKSISILHYQYEKPWEKNHPKAARLQPLIDLWHRFHDNSDVPEIAALANPEGAA from the coding sequence CCGACTACGCCATGGGCGCCACCGCCCTCGCCCACTCCCTGAGGCGCACCGGCACCACCGCAGACATCGTCGTCCTCCATACCGGCGGCGTCGATGCCGCCGCCCTCGCCCCGCTCAAGGCCCTCGGCTGCCGGCTGATCGAAGTCGAGCACCTGCCGCTGTCTGCCGCCTTCAACGAGCGCCACGCCCGCAGCCGGCTCCATTCGGCTGCCCCCTTCACCAAAGGCCGCAAGCCGGATTTCCATTCGCCGCTCGACAATTTCTGCAAGCTCAGGCTGTGGCAGCTCGTCGAATACGAGCGCTGCGTCTTTATCGACGCAGACGCCCTGGTGCTGAAGAACGTCGACAGGCTTTTCCTCTATCCGGAATTCTCAGCCGCGCCCAATGTCTACGAAAGCCTTGCCGACTTCCGCCGCATGAATTCCGGCGTCTTCGTCGCCACGCCGTCGCATGACACATTCCGGAACATGCTTGAAAGCCTCGACAGGCCGGACGTCTTCTGGCGGCGCACCGATCAGACCTTTCTCGAGACCTTCTTCCCGGATTGGCACGGCCTGCCGGTTTATTTCAACATGCTGCAATATGTATGGTTCACCATGCCGGCGCTTTGGGACTGGAAGAGCATTTCCATCCTGCACTACCAGTATGAAAAACCGTGGGAAAAGAATCATCCCAAGGCAGCGCGGCTACAACCTTTGATCGATTTGTGGCACCGTTTCCACGACAACAGCGATGTGCCCGAGATTGCGGCGCTGGCCAATCCGGAAGGAGCAGCATGA
- a CDS encoding NAD(P)-dependent oxidoreductase produces MKVLVSGGTGLVGRYVVEELLSAGYQVIVGGRRAPPPRLFSRPVEFAALSLDPNKDQIDIFDDAYFFVHAAFNHVPGKYRGGEGDDPKSFHRLNLDGTVRLFDAAKRAGTRRCIFLSSRAAYGEHPDGTELAETMLAKPETLYGQVKLDAERALAHLSTPGFAGVSLRATGIYGDRSPNKWDGLIADYLAGRPVVSRVGTEVHGHDLGRAVRLMLETESTRISGEVFNVSDISVDTRDILSAIRRETGCRHVLPPPTDRMALNPMSTAKIRALGWMPGGAALFEETMQRLAAALPTPREHRSTQV; encoded by the coding sequence ATGAAGGTACTGGTATCCGGCGGAACGGGTCTCGTCGGCCGCTATGTCGTCGAGGAACTTTTGAGCGCCGGTTATCAGGTGATCGTCGGCGGGCGCCGTGCGCCGCCACCTCGCCTCTTCTCCCGCCCGGTTGAGTTCGCGGCACTTTCGCTCGATCCCAATAAGGATCAGATCGACATTTTCGACGACGCCTATTTCTTCGTCCACGCCGCCTTCAACCATGTTCCGGGCAAATATCGCGGCGGCGAAGGCGACGATCCAAAGAGTTTCCACAGGTTGAACCTCGACGGCACCGTCCGCCTTTTCGACGCCGCCAAACGCGCCGGCACGCGCCGCTGCATCTTCCTCTCCAGCCGCGCCGCCTATGGCGAACATCCCGACGGAACCGAGCTCGCGGAAACGATGCTGGCCAAGCCGGAAACGCTCTACGGCCAGGTCAAGCTGGATGCAGAACGCGCGCTTGCCCACCTCTCCACTCCAGGTTTTGCCGGCGTAAGCCTGAGGGCGACCGGCATCTACGGCGATCGCTCGCCGAACAAGTGGGACGGCCTCATCGCCGATTACCTCGCCGGCCGGCCGGTGGTTTCGCGTGTGGGGACGGAAGTTCACGGCCACGACCTCGGGCGTGCGGTACGGCTGATGCTGGAGACGGAAAGCACCCGCATCTCCGGCGAGGTCTTCAACGTCTCGGACATATCGGTCGACACGCGCGACATCCTTTCAGCCATCCGACGCGAGACCGGCTGTCGGCACGTGCTGCCGCCCCCCACCGACAGGATGGCGCTCAATCCCATGAGCACGGCGAAAATCCGCGCGCTCGGCTGGATGCCGGGCGGGGCCGCACTGTTCGAGGAGACGATGCAGCGGCTCGCCGCGGCGCTCCCGACACCTCGGGAACACAGGTCCACGCAAGTCTGA